Proteins co-encoded in one Brassica rapa cultivar Chiifu-401-42 chromosome A02, CAAS_Brap_v3.01, whole genome shotgun sequence genomic window:
- the LOC103849281 gene encoding leucine-rich repeat protein 1 encodes MAFRRNCGLELLVASLTLTFVLINLVEANSDGDALYALRQSLSDPDHVLQSWDQNLVNPCTWFHVSCNQDSRVTRVDLGNSNLSGHLTPELGKLEHLQYLELYKNNIQGTIPSELGNLKSLISLDLYNNNLTGQIPTSLGKLKSLVFLRLNDNRLTGSIPRELTKIPSLKVFDVSNNDLCGTIPIEGPFEHIPLENFENNSRLEGPELLGLASYDTNCN; translated from the exons ATGGCGTTTCGAAGAAACTGTGGGTTGGAGCTCTTGGTAGCTTCTTTAACTCTAACCTTTGTTCTGATTAACCTGGTGGAGGCGAACTCAGATGGAGATGCTCTATACGCTCTTCGACAGAGCTTGTCGGATCCAGACCATGTGCTCCAGAGCTGGGATCAGAATCTCGTCAATCCTTGCACCTGGTTCCATGTCTCCTGTAACCAAGACAGCCGCGTCACTCGTGT GGATTTGGGTAATTCAAACCTTTCTGGACATCTTACCCCTGAGCTTGGCAAGCTCGAACATCTACAGTATCT GGAGCTGTACAAAAACAACATCCAAGGAACTATACCTTCTGAACTTGGAAACCTTAAAAGTCTCATCAGCTTGGATCTTTACAACAACAATCTTACCGGGCAGATTCCTACTTCTTTGGGGAAGTTGAAGTCTCTGGTCTTTCT CCGCCTCAATGACAACCGGTTGACTGGTTCAATCCCTAGAGAGCTCACCAAAATTCCAAGCCTTAAAGTCTT tGATGTGTCGAACAATGATTTGTGTGGAACTATCCCAATAGAAGGACCTTTTGAACACATTCCTTTGGAGAa CTTTGAGAACAACTCGAGATTGGAGGGACCGGAGTTACTCGGTCTTGCAAGCTACGACACCAACTGCAACTGA
- the LOC103849282 gene encoding uncharacterized protein LOC103849282, with translation MLSIIFFPEAKKKMSLFISRVRNLSAYRVVSARFFSSLPPESPCFLLSDKTVKECRESGERIVRYRIFDPRTEQVVTTSEKKLPKELIGQTLFGSSQGWVASMDSKDLPINLTDVYKPLVTSPRVIPLPSLGFYPRPFTTELSLSSQCPDQDQEDFTVAAKFCGTHLSVCTPCLNSEWIHIETSLPLVPASELMYSKRDKAFYFTSAKGLYMGSLPLSSNKKEKKKIKYQEVRLCNFPKIPGEMLDRCFASKHLVESPSGDLFLVKWYAQCTHIEEDGNGEAQGIHSKTKRFMVFRQDKKRRGYFSYTEDIGDLCIFLSKGEALCLSSSMYPGLKPNSIYYIGHGLGSYDLASGAVHSFESLGATMLNHAPFWIH, from the exons ATGCTATCTATAATCTTTTTCCCTGAAGCAAAGAAGAAAATGTCTCTGTTTATCAGCCGAGTCAGGAATCTATCT GCATATAGAGTGGTCAGTGCTCGATTCTTCTCATCTTTGCCGCCGGAGTCTCCTTGTTTCCTTTTGAGTGATAAGACGGTGAAAGAGTGTCGGGAGAGTGGTGAAAGGATCGTAAGATACAGAATATTCGACCCGAGGACTGAACAAGTAGTGACTACCTCCGAGAAGAAGCTTCCCAAGGAGCTGATTGGTCAAACACTCTTTGGATCATCGCAAGGATGGGTTGCTTCCATGGACAGTAAAGATCTCCCTATAAATCTGACGGATGTGTATAAGCCACTTGTCACATCCCCAAGAGTCATACCTTTGCCTTCCCTCGGTTTTTATCCGCGTCCCTTTACAACCGAGCTGTCTCTTTCGTCTCAGTGTCCTGACCAAGACCAAGAAGACTTCACTGTGGCTGCAAAATTTTGCGGAACTCATCTAAGTGTATGCACTCCTTGTTTGAACTCCGAGTGGATTCACATAGAGACCTCTTTACCTCTCGTTCCAGCCTCTGAGCTCATGTATTCCAAGAGAGACAAAGCCTTCTATTTCACCAGTGCTAAGGGTCTCTACATGGGTTCACTGCCTCTCAGCAGCaacaagaaggagaagaagaagataaagtaTCAAGAAGTGCGTCTATGCAACTTCCCTAAGATCCCTGGGGAGATGTTGGATAGATGTTTCGCGAGCAAGCACTTGGTGGAATCTCCCTCTGGTGATCTTTTTTTGGTCAAGTGGTACGCACAGTGCACACACATAGAGGAGGACGGCAACGGGGAAGCGCAAGGCATACACAGCAAAACCAAGCGGTTCATGGTATTTAGGCAAGACAAAAAGCGCAGAGGATACTTTAGTTACACGGAAGATATTGGAGATCTATGCATCTTCCTTAGCAAGGGTGAAGCCTTGTGTCTTTCGTCGAGCATGTACCCGGGGCTCAAACCTAACTCCATCTATTACATTGGCCATGGTCTTGGTTCTTACGACCTAGCCTCTGGTGCGGTTCATTCCTTTGAATCTCTAGGTGCTACAATGCTTAACCATGCTCCTTTCTGGATCCATTAA
- the LOC103849284 gene encoding L-ascorbate oxidase produces the protein MSVIVWWLVTVVLVAVHSASARVVELDWEVEYKFWWPDCKEGIVMAINGQFPGPTIDAVAGDIVIIHLTNKLSTEGVVIHWHGIRQRGTPWSDGAAGVTQCPINPGETFTYNFTVDKPGTHFYHGHYGMQRSAGLYGMMIVRSPKEKLRYDGEFNLLLSDWWHQSTHSQELALSSSPMRWIGEPQSLLINGRGQFNCSQAAYLSNEGKRQCTFRKNDQCAPETLRVRPNKVYRLRIASTTALASLNLAVEGHKLEVVEADGNYVKPFTVDDIDIYSGETYSVLLRTHSFPTKKHFISVGVRGRKPNTTQALTVLSYIDAPESARPSLPPPVTPRWDDYNRSISFSNKFFAAKGYPPPPEKSDEQLYLLNTQNLIDGHTKWAINNVSLSVTATPYIGAIRYGLNTLSYLKSPAKELVKSYDITKPPVNPTTTKSSGIYKFPMGIVVDVILQNANVLKGKISEIHPWHLHGHDFWVLGYGDGKFRPGVDEKKYNLKNPPLRNTVALYPFGWTALRFVTDNPGVWFFHCHIEPHLHMGMGVVFAEGVDRIAKMDIPDEVLGCGLTRKWLMNQGRH, from the exons ATGTCGGTAATTGTGTGGTGGCTAGTAACGGTGGTTCTGGTGGCGGTTCACTCGGCCTCCGCCAGAGTTGTAGAATTAGACTGGGAAGTAGAGTATAAGTTCTGGTGGCCAGATTGTAAAGAAGGCATCGTTATGGCTATCAACGGCCAGTTCCCGGGGCCAACGATTGATGCTGTCGCCGGAGACATCGTCATCATTCACCTCACCAACAAACTCTCCACCGAAGGTGTTGTCATCCATTGGCACGGCATACGTCAG AGAGGGACTCCATGGTCAGATGGAGCAGCTGGTGTGACACAGTGTCCCATTAATCCTGGCGAGACTTTCACTTACAATTTCACAGTCGATAAG CCGGGAACACATTTCTACCACGGCCACTACGGGATGCAGAGATCAGCGGGACTGTACGGGATGATGATAGTGAGATCGCCTAAAGAGAAACTACGTTACGATGGAGAGTTTAATCTGCTGCTCAGTGATTGGTGGCACCAAAGCACTCACTCTCAAGAACTGGCTCTTTCATCGAGCCCTATGCGTTGGATAGGCGAGCCTCAGAGTCTATTGATCAATGGGAGAGGACAGTTCAACTGTTCCCAAGCTGCGTATTTAAGCAACGAAGGGAAGAGGCAGTGCACGTTTAGAAAAAATGATCAATGCGCACCTGAAACGCTGAGAGTCAGGCCCAATAAAGTTTATCGTCTTCGGATTGCTAGCACCACCGCCCTTGCTTCACTCAACTTGGCCGTTGAA GGACACAAGCTAGAAGTCGTTGAAGCCGACGGCAACTACGTCAAGCCGTTCACCGTCGACGACATCGACATCTACTCCGGCGAGACCTACTCCGTTCTCCTCCGAACCCACTCATTTCCAACCAAGAAACACTTCATCTCCGTCGGAGTCCGTGGTCGGAAACCCAACACTACACAAGCACTCACCGTCTTAAGCTACATCGATGCACCCGAATCCGCACGTCCATCTCTTCCCCCGCCGGTGACTCCAAGATGGGACGACTACAACCGCAGCATAAGCTTCTCCAACAAGTTCTTCGCCGCAAAAGGATACCCGCCGCCGCCGGAGAAATCAGACGAACAGCTTTACCTCCTCAACACGCAGAATCTCATCGACGGCCACACGAAATGGGCTATCAACAACGTCTCATTATCCGTTACGGCGACGCCGTACATCGGAGCCATCAGATACGGGTTGAACACGCTTAGCTACTTAAAATCTCCGGCAAAGGAGCTGGTGAAGAGCTACGACATCACGAAACCGCCGGTGAATCCCACCACGACGAAGAGCAGCGGGATATACAAGTTCCCGATGGGGATCGTGGTGGACGTGATTCTCCAAAACGCCAACGTTTTGAAAGGTAAGATAAGCGAGATCCATCCGTGGCATTTGCACGGTCATGACTTTTGGGTTTTGGGTTACGGCGACGGGAAGTTCCGTCCCGGAGTTGATGAGAAGAAGTATAATTTGAAGAATCCGCCGTTACGGAATACGGTGGCATTGTACCCGTTTGGATGGACGGCGTTAAGGTTTGTAACGGATAATCCAGGGGTTTGGTTTTTTCATTGTCATATTGAACCGCATTTGCATATGGGTATGGGTGTGGTTTTCGCTGAGGGAGTAGACCGGATTGCGAAAATGGATATACCGGATGAGGTGCTCGGTTGTGGGTTAACCAGGAAATGGCTCATGAACCAGGGACGCCATTAG